A portion of the Elephas maximus indicus isolate mEleMax1 chromosome 24, mEleMax1 primary haplotype, whole genome shotgun sequence genome contains these proteins:
- the LOC126066871 gene encoding complement factor H-related protein 1-like, giving the protein MVQGLKAVNQIISDIHPVVLNPCTLLAVIPGDCNYFSMLDLEDAFFCISIAQESQALFTFEWEDYSTGHKSQLTWTIILRDLKITQPSLGEHSVVEAEPLPVGSSAEKAKLVALTRALTLAEGVLNKTYPAGVSFNIWLKQELNKTYITAQAQIENLTLMDNWNISHLQDCEISLKCQQHCSNMLFREHSPKGQGSLSSECLGGEGTCNFPEIKHGKTYGENQPKRTFPVAMGKYLYYTCDHSYLSASQSLWTRITCTEEGWSPIPKCRRQCFFPSVENGHSSSSGQIHLEGDTVQILCDTGYKLANDQSSITCTEDDWSSPPKCSTADISCGNPPEVKNANIISEQKTRYPPGERVRYECNKPYSLYGEVEVMCLRGTWTEPPECKDSEGKCGFPPPIENGDIISFPLPTYAQGSTVEYQCQAFYELRGDKYIRCRNGQWSEPPKCLEACVISEEMMEKHNIKLKWKHDKKIYLKTNDTVEFTCKRGYTEKTPRATFRTTCQEGKLKYPSCEKSYFG; this is encoded by the exons ATGGTACAAGGCCTAAAAGCAGTCAACCAAATCATAAGTGATATCCACCCAGTAGTCCTGAACCCCTGCACCTTGCTAGCTGTAATACCTGGAGACTGTAACTACTTTTCCATGCTTGATTTAGAAGATGCATTTTTCTGCATCTCCATTGCCCAAGAATCTCAGGCACTGTTCACATTTGAGTGGGAAGACTACAGCACAGGACACAAGTCGCAATTAACTTGGACTATAATTCTCAGGGATTTAAAAATAACCCAACCATCTTTGGGGGAGCACTCA GTTGTTGAAGCTGAACCCCTGCCTGTAGGGTCCTCTGCCGAAAAGGCCAAACTTGTTGCTCTAACCAGAGCCCTAACCTTGGCAGAAG GAGTCCTCAACAAGACCTACCCAGCAGGCGTGTCCTTCAACATATGGCTCAAACAGGAACTAAACAAGACCTACATCACGGCCCAGGCCCAGATAGAAAACTTGACTTTAATGGATAATTGGAACATCTCCCACCTCCAGGATTGTGAAATCTCCTTAAAATGCCAACAGCACTGCTCAAACATGCTGTTCCGTGAGCACAGTCCAAAAGGGCAAGGGAGCTTGTCTAGTGAGTGTTTGGGAGGAG AGGGAACTTGCAATTTTCCAGAAATTAAACATGGAAAAACATATGGTGAAAATCAACCTAAACGAACCTTCCCAGTTGCTATGGGAAAATATTTGTACTATACCTGTGATCATAGCTACTTGTCTGCTTCACAGTCTCTCTGGACTCGAATAACCTGCACAGAGGAAGGCTGGTCACCAATACCAAAGTGTCGCA GGCAGTGCTTTTTTCCTTCGGTGGAAAATGGGCATTCTTCGTCTTCAGGACAAATACACCTGGAAGGTGACACTGTGCAAATTTTATGTGACACGGGCTACAAACTTGCCAATGATCAGAGCAGCATTACATGTACGGAAGATGACTGGTCCTCTCCTCCCAAATGCAGCACTGCCG ATATTTCTTGTGGGAATCCACCCGAAGTGAAAAATGCTAATATTATCTCAGAACAGAAAACTAGGTATCCACCTGGGGAGAGAGTGCGTTATGAATGTAACAAACCTTATTCCCTGTATGGGGAGGTAGAAGTGATGTGTCTGAGAGGAACCTGGACAGAACCACCTGAGTGCAAAG attCTGAAGGAAAATGTGGGTTCCCTCCACCTATTGAAAATGGAGACATAATTTCATTCCCATTACCCACGTATGCTCAAGGATCAACAGTTGAGTACCAATGCCAGGCCTTCTATGAACTTCGGGGTGACAAATATATAAGGTGTAGAAATGGACAGTGGTCAGAACCACCAAAATGCTTAG aAGCATGTGTAATAtcagaagaaatgatggaaaaacaTAATATAAAGTTGAAATGGAAACAtgacaaaaaaatttatttaaaaacaaatgataCTGTTGAATTTACTTGTAAACGGGGGTATACGGAAAAGACTCCAAGAGCAACTTTTCGAACAACTTGTCAGGAAGGGAAGCTGAAGTATCCCAGTTGTGAAAAATCATACTTTGGTTAA